The following proteins come from a genomic window of Dromaius novaehollandiae isolate bDroNov1 unplaced genomic scaffold, bDroNov1.hap1 HAP1_SCAFFOLD_27, whole genome shotgun sequence:
- the LOC135326372 gene encoding olfactory receptor 14A16-like yields MSNSSSLNEFLLLAFANTWNVRLLHFLLFLGIYLAALLGNGLIITALHYGTVMGSRACVKMAAAAWGGGFLNALLHTANTFSIPLCQGNTVDQFFCEIPQILKLSCTESYLRELGLLVVSACLFFGCFIFIVLSYVQIFTAVLRIPSEQGRHKAFSMCLPHLAVVSLYVSTDMFAYLKPPSLSSPALDLGLAVLYAVVPPAVNPLIYSMRNKELKDALRKLVQLVIVQQQ; encoded by the exons atgtccaacagcagctccctgaatgagttcctcctcctggcatttgccaaCACATGGAATGTGCggctcttgcacttcttgctcttcctgggcatctacctggctgccctcctgggcaacggcctcatcatcacagcc ctgcactacgggaccgtcatgggcagcagagcttgtgtcaaaatggcagcagctgcctggggcggtggttttctcaatgctctcctgcacactgcaaacacattttcaataccactctgccaaggcaacacagtggaccagttcttctgtgaaatcccccagatcctcaagctctcctgcacggaatcctacctcagggaattggggcttcttgtggttagtgcatgtttattttttggatgtttcattttcattgtgctgtcctacgtgcagatcttcactgctgtgctgaggatcccctctgagcagggccgccacaaagccttttccatgtgcctcccgcacctggctgtggtctccctgtatgtcagcactgacatgtttgcctacctgaagcccccctccctctcctccccagctctggatctggggctggctgttctgtatgcggtggtgcctccagcagtgaaccccctcatctacagcatgaggaacaaggagctcaaggacgcactAAGGAAACTAGTACAACTGGTcatagttcagcagcaataa